Part of the Cohnella candidum genome, AAATAAAGGACGACCCCGAACACGAGAAAACCCGTCACGAGAAACCACTTTTTGCCGAAGCGGTCGGCCAGCCTGCCCATCGGGATCAAGCCCAGCACGGTGAAAGCGCCGCCCGTCGTAAGCAAAGCGGAATAGTGGGAGGTCGTGATGCCCAGGCTGTTGGAAGCGAACGTCGGCAAAATGGGGAGCAGCATGCCCGCGCCCAGCGTTTGCAGCACCATGCCCGGCAGCAGCACCTTCATTTCGCGCAGCCGAGACCCTAATATCGACAGCTGCGTGCGGAAAGGGACTCTGTCGATGTGAACTTGCTGATTGCCGGACAAAAGGAAAGACAACAGCCAGCAGCCAAGCGAAATCGCCGCCAGCATCCAGAACGCCGTGCCCAGGCTCCAATCCAGGACGAAGTTGGTCGCGACGGGGCCGGCACCGAGTCCGACGAGCCAAATGGTGTAGAGCATGCCCATCTGCGTGCCCCGGCTTTCCTCGCGAATGCGGGTCAGGCATACGATCCAGATCGGCGATAGCCCGAAGCCGAGCAGCCCGGCCCCGGTAATGAACAACCAGGGAACGCCCGCGAAGCCGATCAGCAGCATGCCCGCGAACGACAGCAGCAGGCTCGTGTTCACGACCGAACGGATCGAAAACCGGTCCAACAAGTAACCCATGGCCAGCTTCACGGCCGTATCGGTGACGAAACTGGCGGTGATGGCGGCGCCGATGACGTCCAGGTCGAGCCCGAGATGTTTGGTGCCGTAGATGGAAAGAAAGCTGATCAAGGCGGCTCCGCGCACGAATTCCACGAGAAAAAGGATCACGATGTAGAGCAGCATGTCCGAGCGGAGTAGCTCTTTGATCGGTGCGAGTTTCATGGGAGAACTCCTTTTTAACAATACGGTTGGCCGTTAGCAGGCGTTTCGTAAACCTCTTCCATTATAGTCAATCCCCTAGCTTTATCCAAACCGAAAATGGGAGTGGTCGAGCGCGGGGCAGGCGCCGGGGCGGATAATTCAATTCTGCGATGTTTGTGTAAATACCACATTAGGCCGGTAGTTACGTAAGGTGAAATCGAATCGCATGCGTTCTGTGCCGACCGGTTTAACTCATACATTTGTGAGGTATCGCCCCGGGAAGAGGAGGAAACGGAAGTGGAGTATACGAAATTGGGCCGTTCGGGCCTGCGGGTATCCAGATTGTGTTTGGGAACGATGAATTTCGGCGTGGACACGGAGGAGCGGGAAGCGTTCCGCATCCTGGATGCGGCGCTGGACGCGGGAATCCAGTTCATTGACACCGCCAACGGCTACGGGGGAGAAAAGTCCGGGCTGACGGAAGAAATCATCGGTCGCTGGTTTCGCCAAGGCGGGGGACGCCGAGAAAAAACCGTGCTCGCGACGAAAGTATACGGTCACATGCACGATCCGCTGGACGGTCCGAACAAGGAAGCGGGGCTGTCGGCGTATAAAGTGCGCCGCCATTTGGAAGGTTCCCTCCGCCGCCTCGGGACCGACCATGTCGATCTGTACATCATGCACCATATCGACCGCAGCGTAGGCTGGGACGAATTATGGGGAGCATTCGAGACCGCGCAGCACCAGGGCAAGATCGGCTACGTCGGCTCCAGCAATTTCGCCGGCTGGGATCTGGCGGTCGCGCAAGGCGAAGCCAAGGCACGCGGACAGATGGGGCTGGTGTCGGAACAGCATAAGTACAACCTGCTCTGCCGGCTGCCGGAGCTCGAAGTGCTTCCGGCCGCACAGGGGCTTGGCATCGGGATCACCGTCTGGGCTCCGCTGGACGCCGGGTTGCTCGGCGGCAACGCGCTTCGGCCCGAGGCCGGCTTGCGCAGCGTGGCGCAGCGGGAGCGCATCGCGCAGGTCCGCGGCCAGCTGGAGGCGTTCTCCAAGCTGTGCGCCGAGCTGGGCGAGCGGGAGGACACCGTCGCCCTGGCCTGGCTGCTGCACCAGCCGGCCGTCACCGCGCCGATTCTCGGCGCCCGGACGCTGGATCAATTCGAGCGCAGCTTGCGGGCGGTGGAAGTGAAGCTGGATGCGGACGTGCTGGCCCGGCTCGACGAAATTTTCCCTGGCCCCGGCGGAGAGGCCCCGCGGGCTTATGCTTGGTAAGAGAAGCGGTAAAAGCAAGAAGAGGCTGGCGAAGGGCCGGCCTCTTCTTGTTTTTACGTAAGGTGAATAAATTTCCGTTACACCAAAAACTTGAACAGCAACGGATTCTTGTTCAGCTCGACGAACTGCAGCCCTTTGCGGGTCATGCGGCCGACGAGCGGGTCATAATCGTCGCGGCTTTTGAGCTCGATGCCGACCATCGCAGGACCGTTCTCCTTGTTCAGCTTCTTCGTGTATTCGAACTGGACGATGTCGTCGGTCGGCCCGAGCACGTCGTCGAGGAACTCCCGCAACGCGCCTGCGCGCTGGGGAAAGTTGATCATGAAATAATGCTTCAGCCCTTCGTGGATCAGCGATCTTTCCTTGATCTCCTGCATCCGGTCGATATCGTTGTTGCCGCCGCTGACGACGCAGACGACGTTTTTGCCTTTCAGCCGCTCAGGGTCGATCGCCGACAAAGCCGCGACCGGAAGAGCGCCGGCCGGTTCGGCCACGATGGCGTGCTGGTTGTACAGGTCAAGGATCGTCGTGCAGGCCCGGCCTTCGGGCACGAGCATCACCTCGTCGATCAGGTCCTTGCCGATCGCGTACGTAAGGTCTCCCACCCGTTTGACCGCGGCTCCGTCCACGAACTTCTCGATTTCGTCGACGGTCACGACCTCGCCGGCTTCGAGGGACCGCGTCATCGACGGTGCTCCTTCCGGCTCGACGCCGATGATGTACGTATCGGGGCTGACGGCCTTCACATAGGACGCGACGCCCGCGGACAAGCCGCCTCCGCCGACGGACACGATGAGGATATCGATCGGCTGCACGCCGGCTTCGAGGATTTCCTTTCCGACCGTAGCGTTACCGGCAATGATGGACGGATGGTCGAACGGGTGGACGAAGGTTTTGCCTTCCCGCTCGCACAACCGTACGGCCTCCTCATATGCGTCGTCGAACGTGTCGCCGACCAGACGGATATCCACGAACTCGCCGCCGAACAGCTCCACCTGGTTCACTTTCTGTCTGGGCGTCGTCGCCGGCATGTAAATAATGCCCGAGATCCCGAGCGCATGGCAGGAATAAGCGACGCCCTGCGCATGGTTGCCCGCGCTGGCGCAAACGATGCCGCGGCGGCGCTGTTCCTCGGACAGGGAGGAAATCAGGTTGTAGGCGCCCCGGATTTTGAAAGAACGGACGACCTGCAGGTCCTCCCTTTTGAGATACACATTGCAGCCGTATTTGAGGGACAAGCCCCGGTTCGGCTGCAACGGGGTTTGCACGATGACTTCCTGCAGCACCCGGTGGGCATGGAGCACGTCGGCCAAGGGGATGCGGTTCGGCGAATCGGACAGCGGCATGGGAATTCCATCCTTTCGTTTAGGGATCGAGTCATTAAGCAAGCTAATGTTTAAGGAAATAAAAAAACCGCCCCTCCTGAAAGGGACGGATGTCATCCGCGGTACCACCCTCGTTCCGCGCGTTCGCCCGGCGGGCGCAACGTGCGGCGCTTCTTGCGCGTATATCCTAACGCGACGCCCGTAACGGGGGCTCCGTCCTCGCTTACCCGGATCCGGTTCGGCGCGGCTTCTCGGGGAGGATGCCCATGTGCGGCTTCGACCGCCGGCTCGCAGCTTGCGCCGGCTCTCTGGGGATCGAATGACCGGGGGCCTGTTCCCGTCAACGAATTTGTTAATATTCTTTATACGCCTTCTTACATTTTAAGTCAATGACGCGAAGCACGTACAAGGCACCTAAATGGGGGAATCCGAGTGAAAAAGTTTTTGATCTGCCTGATCGTCCTTCTCATCCTCGCCGTCGCCGGGGGTGTCGGCGCGCTTTATTACGTACGGCCGGATCCGACGCTGTCCCTCGACTACCGGAACGTCGACATGAATAAAAAAGCGCTTGATATGGTCAAGCGCATGTCCTTCAAGATGGTGCTGACCGATGAGGACGTGAATAACGTTCTTATCAAATCGCTCGCGGAAAACCCCTACCGAAACAAGGACGTCTTGGTGCAAGGCGCCCGTTTTACGCTGGAGGGCGACCGGCTCGTGTCCGATTTGAGCCTGCTGTGGAAGGACAGGATTCCCGCCGGGCTGAGAGTGACGTATCGCCTGGCTTGGAAGGCGCCGAATTTGACGGCGACCGTGGAATCGGTCCGCCTGAAGGATATTGATCTGCCGAACGACACCGTCGACGATATGTCGCTTCCGCTCGGACAGGAGTTCCCTAAGCCCCTGAAAATCAAAGACGTGACGTTCGGGCAAGGCGAAATGACCGTCGAGCTGCAGAAGCCGAGCCTCTCGGACCTCAAGGATTTGTTCGGGTAGATTGGCGGGATTTGGAGTATTGCCGGTTCGCCCTGCCTGCCGTAGGGTAAAAACGGTTTAATACATCCAAATGGGAGTGACCTCATTGAAGCGTTGGTTAACCGTCGTTTTATCCGCTCTTATCGTTTGTTCCGCGGCAGCGGGTACGGCATCCGCTGCTGCGAACGCGCCTGCTGTCCGTGTCACGCTGGAAGGAAAGGCTTTATCGTTCCAAGCGCCGCCAACGATCATCGGCGGAAAAACGTTCGTGGAGTTCCGCTCGTTGTTTAAGGCGCTCGGCTACACCGTCGACTACGTCGCCTCGTCGAAGACGATCAAAGCCCAATCGAACGCGCGAAAGATCGAAATGAAAGTCGGCGGCACGACCGCTTTGGTGAACGGGGCTAAGGAACAGGTGAACGGCGATCTGAAACTGATCGGCGGCCGTACGATGGTCGGCGTCCGTTTCATTGCGACTTTGTCCGGCAAAACCGTGGCTTGGAACGCACAGAGCCGCATCGTCGTCATCACGACGCCCGTATCGGCATCGGTGGAACGCGCCGCGTTGTTCGGCGTGCTGGACAAGCTGAATAAAGCCGAGGCGGATGGGGACGCCAGTGCTTACATGTCGCAGTTCCTTCCGAACGCGCAAATGAGAGCAGACATTGAAGCAGGCATCCGGGAGCAGTTTTCCCAGGTGCAAATCCGGACGACTTACGTGTCCCGGAAAATCCCGACGCTGACCCAGACGGAAGCGGTCGTCGCGACGACGGAAGAAATCCGCAAAGCGGGCGGAGCGATTTTCTTCCCCGACCGGCGCGACCGGTACGAGTATCATCTCCGCAAAGACGCGTCCGGGACTTGGAAGGTCGACTACATCGCTCAAGTGTCCTCCGATTGGCTGGACGTGAACGGCATGTGGAGCCAGGAAGTCCAAGCGCCCGACGAAGACAAGCAAGCGGTCGCGGCACTCCTGAACGCCCAGCTGCAAGCGATCAACGACAAGGACTTCGACGCATACGCGGCCACGTACGTGCCGAGTGCGCCCGGCGCGGCGGAGGAGCTCGCGGATTTGAAAGACTTGCAGGCGTCCTACCGAATGTCTGCCAAGGTCGAGCGAACGGCGATCGTGGAGTACTCCGGGGACCAAGCGCTGCTGCTGGCCTCCATGCTGCTCGACGTGACGCAGGACGGAGAAACCCGGTCCGGCCGCTCCCTGATTCTCATTCCCGTGACAAAGAAAGATGGCAAATGGCTGTTTGCCGGCACGGGCGATATTCTCTTGAACGAAAAACTTTAAATGGCCGAGAGGCTGCGCCGTTCCCGCTTGGGGGCGGCGTTTTTGCGTTTAGACGAAATTTCAGCATACGGGGAATGTCCCGAAGAATAAATTTAGCTTGAAAAGGGCGGCGACGAGCGGCAGGAGCGGATGAACGCCAAGGAGGGATCGGCATGCCGGCCGGAGGGAAGCAAGCCGCGGTCTGGATAGGGGACGGAGCCCGTCTGGTCGACCTGGGCGGCGAGGTCGCCTGCCTCCGGTTCCACGGCCCGCACCATGCCGTCGGGCCGGGGATCGCGGAGGCCATCCGCCGTTCCGGGGAAGAAGTCGAACGGAATTGGCGCGGTCTCGTACTCGCCGGCGACGGGAAGGATTTCGGCATCGGCTTGAACCTTCTGCTCGTGTTCACCGAGGCGGAGAACGGCGATTGGGATGAGCTGGACCTCTTGGCGAGGGAGATGCAGAGCGCGGCAGTTGCCATTCGGACTTTGCGGCGGCCGGTTGTGGCGGCTCCTCACGGCAGGACCTTCGGCGCGGCCGCGGCCATCTGTTTGGCGGCGGACCGGATCGTCTTTGGAAGGGACGTCCGGTTTGGTCTGACGGAAACGGAGGAGGGTTTGGTTCCCGCCGCAGGCGGTTGTTTGGCGGCCGCGCTGTTGGCGGAGCGGCGAGCTCGGTCGGCGGGATTGGCGGATCCCGCCGTTCCGCTTGGCGCGCTGTTCGAAGCGATGATGGAAGCGGAGGTTTACGGTGCACAGCCGGTTGCCGGCCGCATCGGATATTTCGGCCGCGGAGACTTGGCGGTGGAACCGGAGGAGCGGCTGGACGCCGCGAAGCGTATGGTGCTGCAGTTGGCGGCAGCGGCCAGCCAAACGGGAGGCGGCAATGCCGACGGATGCGAACCATCCGGGAGGGTAGCGGCGGCCGGAAGGGAAGCGATCGCCGGGCTGAAGCTGCGTTCGCTCTTCAAACGGCGGGAGGGCCGCTGGTCCGATCACGACGTGAAGGTGGCCGGCAAGCTGGCCGAAGCGATCGCCGGCGGCGACGTGTTTCCGGGTACGGCGGTGAGCGAAGCGTACCTGTTGGAATTGGAGCGGGAAGCGTTCCTCAGCCTGTGCGGAGAACCGCTGACGCGGGCAAGGATCCGGCACCGGCTCGCAACCGGCGAACGGCTGCGGAATTAGGGGGGAGGAGGATGCATGAGGGAAGCCGTCATTCTGTCGGCCGTCAGGACGCCCATCGGGCGCGCCAAGAGCGGCTTGCTTCGCGAGCTGCGCGCGGAGGACCTTGGCGCGGCCGCGCTGAAGGAAGCCGTGCGGCGCATTCCGGGATGGGCATCGGACGTCCCGGACGATTGCCTGATCGGCTGTGCCGAGCCCGACGGGGGCTCGGCTAGGCATTTCGCCCGGGCGTGCTCGTTGCTCGCCGGCTTCCCCGTGTCGGTTCCTGCCATGACGGTGAACCGCTCCTGCGCTTCCGGGCTTCAAGCCGTGGCGCTCGCAGCGTCGGCGGTCGCTTCCGGCGCCGCCGGCACGGTGCTCGCGGGCGGTGCCGAAAGCATGAGCCGTTGGCCGGGCACGCGAACCGTTCCGTCGCCGAATCCCGAACTGCTGGACCGGATGGCATCCGCTTACATGGCTGCCGGGCATGCGGCGGAGCTTCTCGCGAGACGGCGGGGAATCAGCCGGGAAGCGCAGGACCGCTACGCGGCGGACAGCTTCCGCAAAGCACGAGAGGCCGCGGCGGCGGGAAAGCTCCGTCGGCAGATCGCGCCGCTCGGCGCCTGCAGGACGGTCACGGACGAAGAGGGGTACCCCCATGTCGAGTGGATTTCCGTGGAGGAAGACGAATGCCTGGCTCAAGCACCCGAACCGGACCAACTGGGCAGCTTGCCGCCCGCCTTCGCCGCCGGCGGAACGGTAACGGACGGCAATTCGGCGCCGCCCACAGACGGCGCCGCCGCCTTGATCGTGGCGACCCGGGAGCTGGCGGAGCGGCTGGAGGTCCGGCCGCTCGCCGCGTTGCGCGGCTATGCCGTGACGGGCTCGGCTCCGGAAACCGCGGGATTGGCCGCCGCGGAAGCTGTCCCGAAAGCGCTGGAGCAAGCCGGGCTCGCTTCCGGGCAGATCGCGCAGTGGGAAATCCATGAAGGCTTTGCCGTCGAAGCCTTGCTTGTCATTGACCGGCTTGAAATCGACCCCGGCCTGGTCAACGTGAACGGTGGCGCGATCGCGTTCGGTCATCCGGCAGGCTGTTCGGGGGCCCGAATGCTCGTTTCGTTAATCCACGAACTATCGGCCAGGGGCGGGGGCTTCGGCGTTGCGGCGATGGGGGCATGGGGCGGCATGGGAGCGGCGGCGGTACTGGAAGTATTTTAACCATCGAACGGATAGGGAGGCGATTCCCGTGGCGGCGGAAGCGTATGGAGGCAGGTTCATGGTCGAGGAAGCCGCATGGGAACACGCGGCCGCGCCCGAAGATTTCACGGATGAGCAGCGTCGGATCGCGGATATGGTCCGGTCGTTCCGCGAAGATGTCGTGGCCCCGGCATACGATCGGTTAGAGGCTCCGGACTACGGGCTGGCGAGGCGGCTGCTTCGGCAAATGGGCGAGCTCGGCTTGCTTGCGGCCGAGCTGCCGGAAGAAGATGGGGGGCTGGGACTCGGCCAGACGACGGCAGCGCTCATCGCGGAAACGCTGGCCCCATCCACCTCGTTCGCCCTGTCCGCGCTCGCGCATACGGGAATCGGCATGCTGCCCGTCGCTTTTTTCGGAACTCCCGCGCAGAAGGCGGCTTACCTTCCGCAGCTGGCGTCCGGCGAACGCGCCGCCGCCTACTGCCTGACGGAACCGGAAGCGGGCTCGGACGCCCAAGGCTTGAAAACGTCCGCCGCCCGTTCGGTAGACGGATCCCATTACGTGCTGAACGGCAGCAAGCAGTACATTACGAACGCGGGGTTCGCGGACCAGTTCGTCGTCTATGCCAAAATCGACGGCCAACCGTTCAGCGCTTTTCTGCTCGATCGTTCCACGCCGGGATTCTCCGTCGGGCCGGAGGAACGGATGATGGGCATCCGCGGCATGTCCACTTGCTCCCTGAAGATGGAGAACGCGATCGTGCCGGCAGACAGGCTGTTGGGAGACGCCCATCACGGCTCCCGCATCGCATTCAATATTCTCAATTTCGGGAGGTTCAAGCTGGGTGCCGCTTGCGTCGGCATGATGAAGGAAGCGGTCCGGCTTTCCGCGGCCTATGCGGCAAGCCGCCGGCAATTCGGAAAGCCGATCGCGTCGTTTCCCCTGATCGGAGCCAAGCTGGCCGAAATGAACACGCTGGTTTACGTCACGGAAAGCATGGTCTACCGGACAGCCGGTTATTTGGACGGCGCGACCTCCCGCCTTCGCGGAGCGGGCGGACGCGCCGCCGCGGAAAGGCTGGGCGAATTCGCCATCGAATGCTCGATCAATAAAGTGTTCGCGTCGGAGGCGCTGGATGCGGTGGCGGATCACGCCGTGCAAATCCATGGCGGAAGCGGCTACGCGCACGGTTCGCCGATAGAACGGCTGTACCGCGACTCCCGCGTGAATCGGATATTCGAAGGCACGAACGAGATCAACCGGCTGAGAATTCCGACGACGCTGCTTAAACGCGGGATCAAGGGGGAGATCCCCTTGCTTGCCCGCGCGGAAGAAGCGCAGGAAGAGATCTTGAAGCCGCTGCAGATCTCCCGGCCGTCGCCTGAGCCGCTGGCCAGGGAAGCGGCGATCGTGTCCGCGCTCAAGAAAGTGTTTCTGCTGTCGGGAGGTCTCGCGCTTCAGAAATACGGTCTGAGGCTGGAGCGGGAACAGGAATTGGTCGCGGTGCTCGCCGACGTGATGATCGACGTCTATGCTTTGGAGAGCGCCGTGCTGCGGACCCGCAAAACGTGGGAACGGCGCGGACCGGAAGCGGCCGCCCTTGCCGCGCGGATGACGGCGTTGTTCGCGGATAAGGCGGTGGAGCGTTCGGCCCGGCGAACCCGGACGCTGCTCGCGGCCGTCGACAAGGGCGAGAGCCTTCGCGTGCAGTTGGCCGTGCTAAAGAAACTCCTCCGTTTCGAGCCTGCGGACGCCGTTGGTTTACGCCGTGCCATTGCGGGGGAAGTCGTCGCAGCGGGAGGGTATGTCAAGTAACGGTAAGTCTATTAAACCGAAGGAAATGAAGGTTAAAATCAGCTAAAATTTGGTACTGCGCGTTGATGGATGACGACGAATTCGCTATACTAAACAAAAGGTGAAAACGAATCGCCTTTCTTTTTTGAAAAAGTCCGAAAGCGTTTACAAATAAATTTCGCCCGCGAGGAAGAAGGTCGAGGTGCAGCGTTGCCTTTACGCATACAATTATGGAAACGGGAAAGGGGGAAACCCGTGACGGGAGCGGCATGGCGCCTGTTCCGCAAGGCTTTCGCGGGCACGGCAGCCATCATCGCCGCCGCTGTCGCCGCGTCTCCGGCCGATGCGGCGTCCCTCGCCGCCAAGCCGTTGTCCGCCGAGTCGGCCGTAGGCACGTTGCCACTGCTGGCCGCGCTGGGGATCGGTATCGTGATCGCTGTAGCCGCCGTCATCGCTTTCCTGCAGATGACCGCCAAGGGGCGGGATCCCCGGGACTTCCACGATGGCGAACCGGAAGAGCCGGAGGAGTCGGGCCGCGGCTTCGGCTTGGAGCGGCGGGAAGAACCGGAGGGGCAACCGGATCCCGACGAGGGCCAACATGAATTGTCGGATTACACGATCCCTCTCGGCCGTATTCCTGCGGAGCCTGCCGCGTTGATCGCGGCTTCGGACGATGGGCCGAGGCTGTGCGGAATCGCGGGGGAGTTCGCCGGGGCCAGCTACCGGCTGGCGGCCGGCCGCCTGTCGATCGGCAGGGATCCTGCCGTATGCCATGTCGTGTTTCCCGTGGACATCGGAGAAGTCAGCCGCAAGCATTGCACCCTCAGCTACGAAGAAGAGTCGGGAGTGTTCAGTTTGGAAGACCACGGCTCCTCCAACGGTACCTATCTGACGGATGGAGAGAAGCTTCAGCCGGGGAAACGCTACCAACTGCGGTCCGGCCAGCGTTTCGCCCTCTCGGGCAGCACCCATTGGTTCGAGGTCCGGGATTGACTTTTTCTTTAATCCCCGTCCGATAACTGGTATAATGGGAAAGAGCAGGCACGATGATGTTCTGCCGAGAGTGGCGGAGAAATCGAAACTTGCATGGCGAACCGAAGCTTCGGGTTCTCCGGGAATCGCCTCTGCTCCGGCAAGCAGATGCCGGGCGCCGGTGCGGAATCCATTCCACTGGGAGGGAATTGCATGGCCAAACGCAGCCACAATGAAGTTCAAGAAAGTTTGCGAGAACTGACTAGAATTTTCCGCCCCAAGGACCCCCGCAAGTTCGTGAAAGATTATATCCGCAAATACCGGATCACCGGTGGTTATGAAGATGAATTGACGATGCTCGTGGAACGCGAGATGGTAAAATTAAATTCTCCGGCATCCTGACCGGGGATGAAGCCGACGGACGTAAGGCGCCAGCCTGAAGTCCGCCGGCTTTTTTTTGTTTCTGCGCGGAGGCCGCAAATATTTGCGGCGCGGACGTGCAAAACTTGCGGTTTCGGCCCGGCCTTCTTCCCCTACAATGGGTTCACGGTTCGCTGATATCGAGGCGAAAAAATATCGTGGAAGGTGTTCAACCATGTCCAAAGAAAAGCATCAGGCGGCGCCTGCAATGCGCTCGTTTTTCTCCAACCGATTCATCCAAGCCATTCTGTTGTCCGGCCTTTTCCTGCAGCTCGGCATTTGGGTACGGAATTTCGCGATCCTGCTCTTCGTGACGGAGCAGACGAACAAGGATCCGTTCGCGATCACGCTCGTGTCGGTCGCCGAATTCGCACCGATCTTCCTCTTCTCTTTTATCGGGGGAGCCTTCGCGGACCGTTGGAAACCGAAAAGGACGATGGTGCTCTGCGATCTGCTCAGCGCTCTCTCCGTGTTCGCGGTGCTCGCGGCGTTGGTGTACGGAGGCTGGCAAGCGATCTTCTTCGCCACCCTGGTCTCGTCCATCCTGTCGCAATTTTCACAACCGTCCGGCATGAAATTGTTTAAGCTCCACGTGCCCGAGGCTCAAATGCAAATGGGCATGTCGATGTATCAGACGATCATGGCCATCTTCATGGTGCTTGGGCCGATGCTGGGAACGTTCGTTTACTTCCGTTTCGGAATGGATACGGCGATCGCGATCATGGGAACCTCGTTCCTGCTGTCGGCGCTCGTGCTGGCTTTTCTTCCCGCGGACCCGAAGACCGGGGCCGTGCCGTCTTCCAACGTGATGCAGGAAATGAAAATGGGCTTCCGATATGTAACTGCCAACAAGCTTTTTCTCTTCATGGGCGCGTTTTTCCTTGTCGCGGGTTTGGGGATGGGCCTCATTAGCCCTTTGGGCATTTATCTGGTGACGGAAAATCTCGGTTTGACATCGGAAGATTTGCAGTGGTTTACGGCCGTTAACGGAATCGGCATGATCTTCGGCGGCGCGATGGCCATGGGACTCTCCAAAAAAGCGGGTCCGCAAGCGATGCTCTTGACGGGCTTCGTCGTCAGCGCACTTTCGGTGGCCGTGCTCGGATCGGTCCACGAGACTTGGCCGGCCATCATCGCGCAGTTCGCGGCCGGGCTGATGGGACCGCTCATCCATATTTCGTGCAACACGCTCATTCTCAAAAACGCGGACGAAGCGTTCGTGGGCAGGGT contains:
- a CDS encoding MFS transporter produces the protein MGSRFADIEAKKYRGRCSTMSKEKHQAAPAMRSFFSNRFIQAILLSGLFLQLGIWVRNFAILLFVTEQTNKDPFAITLVSVAEFAPIFLFSFIGGAFADRWKPKRTMVLCDLLSALSVFAVLAALVYGGWQAIFFATLVSSILSQFSQPSGMKLFKLHVPEAQMQMGMSMYQTIMAIFMVLGPMLGTFVYFRFGMDTAIAIMGTSFLLSALVLAFLPADPKTGAVPSSNVMQEMKMGFRYVTANKLFLFMGAFFLVAGLGMGLISPLGIYLVTENLGLTSEDLQWFTAVNGIGMIFGGAMAMGLSKKAGPQAMLLTGFVVSALSVAVLGSVHETWPAIIAQFAAGLMGPLIHISCNTLILKNADEAFVGRVNGILNPLFMGAMVLDMSLVGVLKANLPLSSIYLIAAGLFTVGALIMLPMLRLRPANGIEKIPVAEALH